From one Gadus morhua chromosome 8, gadMor3.0, whole genome shotgun sequence genomic stretch:
- the emilin2a gene encoding EMILIN-2: protein MDWKWTIVTFFLKFYLTSGTPYDLFQGSAYTGVEDRHRNRNWCAYVVHKNVSCAVREGVESFEEPVAAPCPPYQQNCDQQVTYRTQFRPMYKIAFKIVTRLEWKCCPGYQGQDCRDVKPTLNHQTVPRGSQPFYSPNPGHTTRHAQRPERRETGHHEARHGPGPDKVRHLEGEVKRLSQVVVDLQTALSGLTDNLRTDIQEDTNKMLVTLLNNLRPPGSVAPGAGREDENPVGLDGHQATRGEGAIGDRGIENIIARLDDMTHTMQSKDDALEELRGLVTSQESQIQLLMDAAQSQAPPPGVLEGGVGGGGDVSVPDLAILQTYVEGKMGQMRKEVDLNLEEQLGRQQSSCNDKIQSLQAICEEGQDQTLSRLTRLIDSKDAELRKEIHALRFDMVAADGPVRHLRQTLPPKQEPDGTDHKELWKEISRVAEANIILNGRMDNELAFLSESRPEEEYGQVIEELEARLNITQRNAETHCFYIEEKLSRAMEDQANELRQLLDERLNTMEDQFTGMLVEMSNSSGLFGDDGVDANQGETNGNKSPAKGPVVAFGHRGSDDVVGAGRSSPATASLDPILKDLGRCKKELEILHTDVGTNSEQLRNLEEIVERVSAGHLKSVNTMDGFQKGLVNIQNNVIALASSVKGVGDSMRIHNHELHRINSTCCHAGHSGLGTPTGAGPGAERAHYQQMEGLRNRLDTLNNRMSLELGRCKDNTQTVAHTISTVDGRLTRLEKVCERQAVASSNPIQIRDGIERKIASLQGSVQRTNATVGSHTGDIHSLRNSLQSVQVQLSALAKHVLKDVNEKQPGTTLNAETPGSPAPPKRVPHIHIPFIIPNPRQSPPSVALPNTHHQARTPLGPQLRPSSNAKPSSPQQPPKRPVLETGEAGPPGFPRRMTVRRGVEDEAPVPLQGFAGAPGHLPVMPVSLKSHLSPVPVAAEIPWNRAPTVQSAVLADPSSTVEPVSFSVGLTQQYSLYGSTGPIRFNKVLVNDGGHYSTSTGMFTAPMDGRYLVSGVLTAGAGEPLVATLSVNNRSVQKLQSAVPPLLGRREVSGCGSCGGPVSFSLVLSLKKGHRVGLMQTAGKLASSDDLVARSTYSGVFLYTPQSRS from the exons GTACAGAACTCAATTTCGGCCAATGTACAAGATCGCCTTCAAGATAGTCACACGGTTGGAGTGGAAATGCTGTCCTGGATATCAGGGTCAGGACTGCAGAGATGTGAAACCAACTCTCAACCATCAAACAGTACCACGAGGATCCCAGCCCTTCTACTCTCCAAATCCTGGACATACCACCAGACATGCACAAA GGCCAGAGCGGAGGGAGACGGGCCACCACGAGGCCAGGCACGGCCCAGGCCCCGACAAGGTGCGCcacctggagggggaggtgaagcGCCTCTCGCAGGTGGTGGTCGACCTCCAGACGGCGCTGAGCGGCCTGACGGACAACCTGCGCACGGACATCCAGGAGGACACCAACAAGATGCTGGTGACCCTGCTCAACAACCTGCGGCCGCCGGGCAGCGTGGCGCCGGGGGCCGGCCGCGAGGATGAGAACCCGGTGGGGCTGGACGGTCACCAGGCCACCAGGGGAGAGGGCGCCATCGGAGACAGAGGCATCGAGAACATCATCGCCCGGCTGGACGACATGACCCACACCATGCAGAGCAAAGACGACGCCTTGGAGGAGCTCCGCGGGCTGGTGACGAGCCAGGAGAGCCAGATCCAGCTGCTCATGGACGCCGCGCAGTCTCAGGCGCCACCGCCCGGCGTGCTGGAGGGCGgcgttggcggcggcggcgacgtgTCGGTGCCCGATCTGGCGATCCTCCAGACCTACGTCGAAGGCAAGATGGGGCAGATGAGGAAGGAGGTGGATCTGAacctggaggagcagctggGAAGGCAGCAGAGCTCCTGCAACGACAAGATCCAGAGCCTGCAGGCCATCTGCGAGGAGGGCCAGGACCAGACTCTGAGCCGCCTCACCAGGCTGATCGACTCAAAGGACGCCGAGCTGAGGAAGGAGATCCACGCGCTGCGCTTCGACATGGTGGCGGCGGACGGACCCGTGCGCCACCTGCGCCAGACCCTGCCGCCCAAACAGGAGCCGGATGGCACCGACCACAAAGAGCTGTGGAAGGAGATCAGCCGGGTGGCCGAGGCCAACATCATCCTGAACGGGCGCATGGACAACGAGCTGGCCTTCCTGTCCGAATCGCGACCGGAGGAAGAGTACGGCCAAGTCATCGAGGAGTTGGAGGCGCGCCTGAACATAACGCAACGGAACGCAGAGACGCACTGCTTCTACATCGAAGAGAAGCTGAGCCGTGCGATGGAAGACCAAGCCAATGAGCTCCGGCAGCTCCTGGACGAGCGTCTCAACACTATGGAGGACCAGTTCACGGGCATGTTGGTTGAGATGAGCAACAGCTCCGGACTGTTTGGGGACGACGGCGTGGACGCTAACCAGGGGGAGACCAACGGCAACAAGTCCCCCGCCAAAGGCCCGGTTGTGGCCTTCGGACACCGCGGCTCTGACGACGTGGTCGGTGCTGGACGGTCATCTCCCGCAACGGCCAGTCTGGATCCCATTTTGAAAGACTTGGGTCGCTGTAAGAAAGAGTTGGAAATTCTCCACACCGACGTCGGCACAAATTCGGAACAACTCCGGAACCTGGAGGAGATCGTAGAGAGGGTGTCAGCGGGTCACCTGAAGAGTgtcaacacaatggacggcttCCAGAAGGGGTTGGTCAACATCCAGAACAACGTGATCGCCCTGGCCAGCAGTGTCAAAGGCGTGGGCGACTCGATGAGAATACACAACCACGAGCTCCACAGAATCAACTCTACGTGCTGCCACGCAGGGCACAGCGGCCTGGGCACCCCTACAGGGGCAGGTCCCGGGGCAGAAAGAGCCCATTATCAGCAGATGGAAGGGCTCCGGAACAGGCTTGATACACTCAATAACCGCATGTCATTGGAACTGGGTCGTTGCAAAGACAACACCCAAACCGTGGCGCACACCATTTCGACCGTCGACGGTCGTTTGACCAGACTGGAAAAGGTGTGCGAAAGGCAGGCCGTGGCTTCCAGTAACCCCATCCAAATCAGGGATGGCATTGAGAGGAAGATTGCCAGTCTCCAGGGCTCTGTCCAGAGGACCAATGCCACGGTTGGGTCCCACACTGGGGACATCCATTCTCTGCGGAACTCCCTGCAGAGTGTGCAGGTACAGCTCTCTGCATTGGCCAAGCACGTGCTAAAGGACGTGAATGAAAAACAGCCAG GAACGACCCTGAACGCCGAGACCCCTGGTTCTCCTGCTCCACCCAAGCGCGTCCCCCACATCCACATTCCCTTCATCATCCCCAACCCCCGGCAGTCGCCCCCCAGCGTGGCTCTGCCCAACACGCACCACCAGGCCAGGACCCCGCTCGGACCCCAACTCAGGCCCTCAAGCAACGCCAAGCCCTCAAGCCCCCAGCAGCCCCCCAAAAGACCGGTGTTGGAGACCGGGGAGGCCGGACCCCCGGGCTTCCCGCGCAGGATGACCGTGAGGAGGGGTGTGGAGGACGAGGCCCCCGTGCCCTTGCAGGGCTTCGCCGGAGCTCcag GCCATCTTCCAGTGATGCCTGTGTCGCTCAAGTCTCACCTCAGTCCAG TTCCTGTTGCAGCAGAGATCCCCTGGAACAGAGCTCCGACAGTCCAGTCCGCAG TACTGGCAGACCCCAGCTCTACGGTGGAGCCAGTCTCCTTCTCCGTGGGCCTCACTCAGCAGTACTCCCTCTATGGAAGCACTGGCCCCATCCGCTTCAACAAAGTGCTGGTCAATGACGGTGGACACTACAGCACCAGCACAG GAATGTTCACCGCACCGATGGACGGGCGCTATCTGGTGTCGGGCGTGCTGACGGCCGGGGCAGGGGAACCCCTGGTGGCGACGCTGTCCGTTAACAACCGCAGCGTCCAGAAGCTGCAGAGTGCTGTTCCCCCGctactggggaggagggaggttaGCGGTTGCGGCAGCTGCGGAGGCCCCGTGTCGTTCAGCCTCGTCCTGTCTCTGAAGAAGGGCCACCGTGTGGGCTTGATGCAGACCGCCGGCAAGCTGGCCTCTTCCGACGACCTGGTGGCACGCTCCACGTATAGCGGCGTCTTCCTCTACACGCCGCAGAGCAGGAGCTAA